The genomic segment CGAGGTGGTCGCGCGGCTCGAAGCCGAACGCGGGAATCTCGCCGTGCGTGCGCAGCGTGACGAAGTCGTCCTCGCCGCCGGCCGGCACGCCGTCGATCACGATGTTCTCGAGCGCGGCGAAGGCGGCGGCGGATGCCTCCTCCGCGGCGGCCACCGCGTGCTGGGCCTGCTTCACCCGCTCGCTGAGGTCCTTGGCCTCGGCGACGAGCGCCGCCTTCTGCTCCTTGGGGGCCTGAGCGACCTTCTTGCCGTGCGCGTTCTGCGCGGCGCGGAGCTCCTCGAACGCGGTGATCGCGGCGCGTCGCGCCCGGTCGGCCTCGCGTGCCGCGTCGACCGTCTCGGGCGACTCGCCGCGCGCCTCCTGCGAGCGCTTGACCAGCTCGGGATTGTCGCGGAGCAGCACGGGATCGATCACCCTGCAAGCTTAGTCGGCGCCCGCACACCGGCCCGGTGAGTGTCAAGCTCACCAGCGGATTGCACCGCACGCCCCCGTCGGGTCCTAATCTGTACGACATGGCGGCGGTATCGGGATCGGGCGAGGACGCGGCCCGCGACGACGACGATCTCACTCCTCACCCGGCCGACGCCGTGTACGCGGACGGCCCGTCGACCGAGGACCTCGACCTCGCCGACGTCGCGGCCGAGCCGGCGGATGCGACCGCAGCCGAGGCATCCGCCACCGCCGACGCGGCGGAGGCCAAGGCGCCCGACCCCGCGCAGGCGGCCGAGCCGGACGAGGTGATCCGCGAGCCGGAGGACGTCGAGCCCGATACGGCCGACGGCGAGACCGGCGAGGCGCGGCGGGTCGGGCCCGAGGGCGAGCCTCGCCCGATGGAGGAGGGCGCAGAGCGCCCGTCCCCCAAGGCGGCGCTGGTCTACAACCCGACGAAGGTCGACGCCGACGCGCTGCGCGAGACGGTGACGAGGCTGGCCGAGGAGGCCGGCTGGTCCGAGCCGCTGTTCTACGAGACGACGGTGGACGACCTCGGCGACGACGTGACGCGCGAGGCGCTGAAGGAGGGTGTCAACGCCGTCCTGGTGGCCGGCGGCGACGGCACGGTGCGCGCGGTGTCGGAGGCGATGAGCGGAAGCGGCGTGCCGCTGTCGATCGTGCCCAGCGGCACCGGCAACCTGCTGGCGCGCAACCTCAAGCTGCCGCTCACCGAGCCCGACGCCATGGTGCGTGCGGTCTTCGACGGCGACACGCTGTCGATGGACGTGGGGTGGACGGAGCTCGCCCGGCCCGACGGCACGACGGCGGAGCACGCGTTCGTGGTCATGGGCGGGATCGGCCTGGACGCCGCGATGATCGCCAACACCAACCCGCAGCTGAAGAAGACCGTCGGATGGGTCGCCTACGTCGACGGCGCCGCTCGGGCGCTCCCCAGCGCCAAGCCCTTCCGCGTCGTCTACGAGCTCCCCGGGCACCGCCTGCACTCCTCGCGGGTGCAGAGCGTGCTGTTCGCCAACTGCGGCAAGCTGCCCGCCGGCCTCGAGCTCATCCCCGAGGCCTCCGTCGCCGACGGGGCGCTGGACATCGTCATCTTCCAGCCGAAGGGCCCGTTCGGCTGGCTGTTCGTGTGGCGCCGGGTGGCGTGGGACAACAGCTTCCTGCGGCGGTTCCGCACCGGTCGCCGCGTGCTGGCGCTGCGCACCAAGGACAACTCCGTGCTCTACTCCCGCGGCGCCGGCATCGAGCTGGCCGCGCACGAGGCCCAGCCGGTGCAGCTTGACGGCGACGAGTTCGGCGAGGCGCTCTCGGTGAAGACCCGCGTGGAGCCGTCCGCGCTGCTCGTCGTCGTCCCCAAGGGGCACTCCACCGACGACCTCTGACGGGGACACTTCCGGGCCGGATCGGCGCCGGGGGGCCGCCCTCGAGCCCGCGAGCGGCCGATTCTGCCCGGGTCCTGCACGCCGTCTGTCAAGGCCCGTCGCCGCGCACGCGCCGGCGGCATGATGGACCCATGCCCGGACCCACGCTCGTCTGGTTCCGCGACGACCTGCGCCTCGCCGACAATCCCGCGCTGCGTGCCGCGCTCGACCGCGGGGAGCCCGTGATCGGCCTGTACGTCCTCGACGACGAGAGCCCCGGCATCCGCCCGATCGGCGGGGCCGCGCGATGGTGGCTGCACCACTCGCTCGCCTCGCTCGGCGAGCGGCTGCAGGAGCGCGGCGGCACGCTGGTGCTGCGGCGCGGCCCCGCGGGGCGGGTGGTGCGGGAGACGGTGACGGATGCCTCCGCCGCGGCCGTCTTCTGGAACCGGCGCTACGGCGGCCCCGAGCGCGAGATCGACGCCGAGCTGAAGGTGGGCCTGCGCGGCGACGGGGTCGAGGTCGCCTCGTTCGCCGCCTCGCTCCTCTTCGAGCCGTGGACCGTGAAGACCGGCGCCGGGACGCCGTTCTCGGTGTTCTCGCCCTTCTGGCGCGCGTGCCAGTCGCTGCCGGCGCCGCGGGAGCCGCTGCCCGAACCGCGCGAGGTGCCGGCGCCGCGCCGGGCCGCGGCATCCGACTCCCTCGACGACTGGGGGCTGCTGCCCACGCGGCCCGACTGGGCGGGCGGGCTGCGCGAGACGTGGGAACCCGGTGAGCCCGCGGCGCGGCGGCGGCTGCGCGAGTTCCTCCGCGACGACCTCGCGAACTACGACCGGGCCCGCGACGAACCCGCCGCGGGGGCGACCTCGCAGCTCTCGCCGCGCCTGCGATGGGGCGAGATCAGCCCGTACACGGTGTGGCACGAGGCGATCGCGTCGGGCGGCGGCGGCCGGTTCCTGTCGGAGCTGGGCTGGCGGGAGTTCGCGTGGCATGTGCTGTACCACCATCCCGATCTGGCGACCAGGAACCTGCGGCCGGAGTTCGACGCCTTCCCGTGGCCGCGCCTGCGGCCCAGCGCCCTGGAGGCGTGGCAGCGGGGACGCACCGGCGTCCCGCTCGTCGACGCGGGGATGAAGGAGCTGTGGCGCACCGGCTACATGCATAATCGCGTGCGCATGGTCGCGGCATCCTTCCTCATCAAGAACCTGCTCATCGACTGGCGGCACGGCGAGGAGTGGTTCTGGGACACGCTCGTCGACGCCGACGGCGCCAACAACGCGTTCAACTGGCAGTGGGTCGCGGGATCGGGTGCCGACGCCGCGCCGTACTTCCGCATCTTCAACCCAGAGCTGCAGGCGAAGAAGTTCGACCCCGACGGCCGGTACGTCCGCGAGTGGGCGCCGGAGCACCTGCAGGGCGACGCGCCCGAGCCGATCGTCGACCTCGGCGACTCCCGGAAGGCGGCGCTGGCGGCCTACGAGCACGTCAAGCGCGCCGCGCGGTCCTGACGCGGCGGCGGCGCGGCGCCGCGCCACAGACTCGGAGATCGACGCGAGGTCGGAGCATCCGTCCCACACGGTCCGCGCGAGTGCCGATCTCCGATTCCGTGGCGAGCGGTCTGCCGGAGCGCCGCCCCGGGACGAGGGCCCCGGGGCGGCGCGTGTGCGAGAGGACTACTCCGCGACCGGGATCGACTGCGCCTCGAGGGTCGCGATCGTGGACTCCTGTCCCTTCTCGAGCGCCTCGGTGAGCGTGCCGGTCCCCGAGGCCGCGGCCTTGAAGCCGTCGGACACGTCGGCGTACGTCTGCGTCATCGTCGGGCCCCACACGAAGTCGGGGTTGACCTGCTCGGCCGCCTCCGCGAAGACGTCGTAGATCGGCTGGCCACCGTAGAACTCCACGCCCTCGGTGAGGGTCGGCAGCTCCAGGCCGGCGGTGGTGGCGGGGTAGATCGCCGCGGTCTGGTTCAGCGACGTGAGCGCCTCCTCCGACGTGTTCAGCCACAGCGCGAACTTCGCCGCCTCGTAGAGGTGATCGGTGCCCTTGAACACCGCGATGGACGAGCCGCCCCAGTTGCCGGCGGCGGTCCCGCCGTCCTCCCACTGCGGCGCCAGCGCGACCGACCAGTTGCCGGCGGTGTCGGGAGCGCCCGACGAGATGGAGTTCGCACCCCAGACGGCCGAGTTCCAGGTCCACACCTCACCCGAGTTGTAGGCGTTGTTCCACTCGTCGGTCCACGCCGGGTAGCTCGAGACGAGGTCGTTCTCGAGGAGGTCCTGCCAGTAATCGGCGACCTTCACCGACTCGTCGCTGGTGAGCTCGACCGTCCACGCGTCGCCGTCGTTGGCGAACCACTGGCCGCCCGCCTGCCACACGAAGCCGGCGAACTGGTTGATGTCGGTCTGCGAGAAGTTGGTGATGTAGCCGCCGGCCTCACGCACCTTCACGGCGGCCTCGCGGTACTCCTCCCACGTCGTGGGCACCTCGATGCCGTTCTGCTCGAACAGGTCGCTGCGGTAGAACAGCGCCATGGGGCCCTGGTCCTGCGGCACGCCGTAGACCTCGTCCTCGGTGCCGAGCGTGACCTGCGACCACGTCCAGTCCAGGAACTGGTCGGAGGCCGCGACGACGTCCTCGCAGGCGGCGAGGTTCTCGAGGCCGTCCTGCACGCGGAAGTTCGGCAGGGCGTCGTACTCGATCTGACCGAGGTCGGGGGCGTTGCCCGCCTCGAGCTGGTTGAAGAAGTTCTGGTAGGTGCCGGCGTTGCCCGACGGACCCGTCTGGACCTCGACCTGGATGTCGGGGTTCTCCTCGTTCCAGATGGCCACGGCGTCCTCGATGCCGGGGATCCAGCTGGTGAACGTGAGCGTGACGTCCTCGCCCGCGGGCTCGCAGGCTGCGGCCTCGCCTCC from the Microbacterium atlanticum genome contains:
- a CDS encoding cryptochrome/photolyase family protein, which gives rise to MPGPTLVWFRDDLRLADNPALRAALDRGEPVIGLYVLDDESPGIRPIGGAARWWLHHSLASLGERLQERGGTLVLRRGPAGRVVRETVTDASAAAVFWNRRYGGPEREIDAELKVGLRGDGVEVASFAASLLFEPWTVKTGAGTPFSVFSPFWRACQSLPAPREPLPEPREVPAPRRAAASDSLDDWGLLPTRPDWAGGLRETWEPGEPAARRRLREFLRDDLANYDRARDEPAAGATSQLSPRLRWGEISPYTVWHEAIASGGGGRFLSELGWREFAWHVLYHHPDLATRNLRPEFDAFPWPRLRPSALEAWQRGRTGVPLVDAGMKELWRTGYMHNRVRMVAASFLIKNLLIDWRHGEEWFWDTLVDADGANNAFNWQWVAGSGADAAPYFRIFNPELQAKKFDPDGRYVREWAPEHLQGDAPEPIVDLGDSRKAALAAYEHVKRAARS
- a CDS encoding ABC transporter substrate-binding protein — translated: MRHTKRAVTAALLTSVALAMTACAAGDSGSGGGEAAACEPAGEDVTLTFTSWIPGIEDAVAIWNEENPDIQVEVQTGPSGNAGTYQNFFNQLEAGNAPDLGQIEYDALPNFRVQDGLENLAACEDVVAASDQFLDWTWSQVTLGTEDEVYGVPQDQGPMALFYRSDLFEQNGIEVPTTWEEYREAAVKVREAGGYITNFSQTDINQFAGFVWQAGGQWFANDGDAWTVELTSDESVKVADYWQDLLENDLVSSYPAWTDEWNNAYNSGEVWTWNSAVWGANSISSGAPDTAGNWSVALAPQWEDGGTAAGNWGGSSIAVFKGTDHLYEAAKFALWLNTSEEALTSLNQTAAIYPATTAGLELPTLTEGVEFYGGQPIYDVFAEAAEQVNPDFVWGPTMTQTYADVSDGFKAAASGTGTLTEALEKGQESTIATLEAQSIPVAE
- a CDS encoding diacylglycerol/lipid kinase family protein, coding for MAAVSGSGEDAARDDDDLTPHPADAVYADGPSTEDLDLADVAAEPADATAAEASATADAAEAKAPDPAQAAEPDEVIREPEDVEPDTADGETGEARRVGPEGEPRPMEEGAERPSPKAALVYNPTKVDADALRETVTRLAEEAGWSEPLFYETTVDDLGDDVTREALKEGVNAVLVAGGDGTVRAVSEAMSGSGVPLSIVPSGTGNLLARNLKLPLTEPDAMVRAVFDGDTLSMDVGWTELARPDGTTAEHAFVVMGGIGLDAAMIANTNPQLKKTVGWVAYVDGAARALPSAKPFRVVYELPGHRLHSSRVQSVLFANCGKLPAGLELIPEASVADGALDIVIFQPKGPFGWLFVWRRVAWDNSFLRRFRTGRRVLALRTKDNSVLYSRGAGIELAAHEAQPVQLDGDEFGEALSVKTRVEPSALLVVVPKGHSTDDL